Below is a genomic region from Medicago truncatula cultivar Jemalong A17 chromosome 3, MtrunA17r5.0-ANR, whole genome shotgun sequence.
atataaaattattttaaacatgatttaaattaattttgttaataaacaaataagctatatttttaattatgggggcctaaaaagaaatattatgattttttaatcaaatgattGGCCCATAAGATTCAGCCcactgaattaaaaaaaaacagcccattaacaaaaaaaacagaatatATGGCCACCGGAGATCCGTCGGTCAACGGTGGTGATCGGTGGTCAATGCCGGTGCAccaccactttttatttatttattttatttcagttttgtcaaaaaataataattatgttttgGGCTTAGAAAAGAATAAGCATTGGGCTTAATTAAAAAAGGCTTTCTGAATGTTATTACTTTCTGCatcaattaattaacaaaataattatgtaaaatcaattaactaactaaaaaattatgtaaaacaaatttaaaaaataaataatacattttattaaATGGATTGCATGGATAATCCatccatttaaatttaataatggatggattggatggacataaaacataatatggatggattggatgattttttttcaaaaaaaattgatggattttaatGGACTAATGGATTTTTTTAATCGATCCATTAGGATCCAAATCCatatccatccaatccatccattttGCCATCCCTAACTACCAGAGAATAATCATTATGTATGCACGCTCGTACATGTACGTATGTATGTTCTTAGCGTTGTGCTGTGTTGTGCAATTGGGCAAATGTCTTCCCATTGAATATGAAGAAATCAATTCATATTATAAAGGTTTTCCTATGTTTGAAAACTGAACCGATCTTCAACTGTGTTAGGTTCAAGAAGGCATTCATGATTGAGATGAGGTAGTGAAAATGCTTTAGGATTGTCCCAAACTTCAAACTCTAAAAATTCAAAAGGTTTGTTTGTCACATGCATGTATAGTTACTAAATTTTACATGTTCTTCTCTTCATGAATTTTTACAAATCCTGTTTTTTTCTCGGTTTGACAGGCGAGGTGTTCAACAACCATAGAGGAATGGGAATACCTATATCATGCATGTGCCAAAATGTCTTTTCCTCTCATCTAACAACATGTAAAATTATACATTATGAAGCTGATTTTTCGATTCGCATCATATTATTTGAAGTATGCGTGACTTTTACAGGTTACGACCATTTGCCCTAATGTTAACAAATATCCAATACGGAGCCCCCAAGGTTTAACATATTAATCCTCGTCCAACGATCTCTCCCGCATGTAAGTTGTCAATCTCCGAATCTTATTAGCTGGTGTTTTCGTTAGTTTCTATGTATTGGCAAACTGTAAAGTGGATGGACTCAAAATGTTGGTCTCATTTATGAAATATCTAAAGCTGAAATTAGTGGTATTATGGTGATTATGCAATTAATCTGGACAAAAGAAGATCTCAAACTGGTGGCATTTTCACTCTCTATCGAAATGCGATTAGCTGGAAGTCTAACCTTCAGTCTATAATGTGTTTGTCCACCACTGAAGTATAATATATAACTCTCACTGAAGCAATCAAGGTAGCTATATGGCTGAGACGAATCATTCCTGAGCTCGAAAGCAAGGAAATCCAAACCACAGTTTCATGTGATAGTCaaagttcaatttgtctctctAAAAACCAAGGTTATTATGAGAGGACAATACACATAGTCGTCATACTGCAAGTGGATCTTCGGGTTAGTTAATTAGTTAAACTAGCTGTTGGATAAGTTAGAGTGTGATTCGATTATAATTAGCTTTATAATTAGTTAAACCTAGTTGTTGGATAAGTTAGGAGGATGTGATTTTCTTCCTAAACACCTTTGTAACACTGGTTTTTAATATTTAGCATGATCATAGTGATGATATCGACCTCGATatcttgataaattttatgTGTTCATCTTTCTACTTTCTGTAATATGCTATTCTGCGCAAATTTCAGTTTCTATTTTAATCAAGTTTTAGGAATCTTCTTGTCATAATTTTACTCTACTGTTTCATAACAGAATGCATGTGTAAAGACTATATCATGTGTATTTTTATACTATCTACttcttcaaagaaaataaagtgtCAATGTATCAGACCAATGTGGGGAGTGGATTCTGAATGGATGCAACCTCTACAGTCTATGAGCTGTGGAATGGATTACTTCTGCAAGTTAGAATAATACTCTCTTTGAAGTGGACTCTAAGGTAGTTACAGTCTTACAGATAGTATAAACGGTACTGGCAGTTTAGCTTCTGAGCCTGCCttcatattaaaatattagaaGCACTGTATTAGCTCTAATTCGAACTGCTTAGTTAAGCATGTAAGGCGATAGATCAATATGGTTTCTCACTCGTTACCAAAGACAGTCGTTGcaatgattatgattatgtttcCCATGGTATTCAAGATTTTATTGCAAGTGAagtgaaatgaaataataatctttttgtccaaaaatataaaataaaatgcatataTGTCAACATGTAAGTTGATGCAGGGTCATTTTGTGACATGCTAATAGACTTGATTCAATAACATATGGTTCTGtcaaaaaaagttaacatatatCATTCCATTGTACTTGATGCAATACCATTTTGTGACATGCCAATAGACTTAATTAGATAATCTATTATAATTAATGTGATATTTTTGTATCAAGAATAACAATTCAAGACATAAAACTAACAGATTATGTGACAAAGAGATCATTCAGTGTTATCTGACtcattttttcatatatttttaagtttcatttcttcattttctcccTTTTGTTTCACAATCTCACCTTATTTAGTCCACCAAAACATACTTTCCACACTCAACAATAAAAAACCTTGAGAATTTCAAAATGGAAGAGGGGGAAAAAACTCATGAAACTAATACCTTAAAGTAATGAACATGATACAAAAAAGAGCTGCATTGCATGCATTGTGTTGTATTGTATTAGCTATTTACTATCCAGATTCTATAAAACCAATGAACAAATTTGAGAAATGAATCTATTTATGCCGAGACAAATTGAGGTCTCTTATCGCCTGCAACACCAAATGTCTTACGTCTATTCTTTCTAGAATCTGTCTGAGGAAAGTCTGAAGAATGGTGAGAACCAATGGCAGGAGGACGAGAAGAGACTCTGTCTCTAAACTCTTTCCGTATTTCCCATAGAACCTCTTGACAATTCTTCATCGATGGACGCAATCGTCTCACAGGTGCAAGACACTGGAAAGCAAGCTTGAGAACCTTTTGTACAGCTTTGTTTGAGGCTGAACTTCTCCTAAGCCTTGGATCCATTGCAATCACAGCTTCTCCTTGTTTTAACAACTGCATTGCCTGCATATATACATGCAAACTATGTTAGTCTAATCCATTAAATGATTCATGATCAAGTTGTTCATGAATTGTAAGTTAAATCGATCAGAAGTATACGAGTTCGATCCCAATTACAACGTATTCCACATTGATCTATACACTCATAATAAGTATAAATACTATCTTTATAATTAGGAGATTAGTTTGACATAAGTACTTACCCATTTAATTGTAACTCTCTCATTGAGGGGTTTCTTTGGTTCAACTGGATGTCTTCCTGTCATGATTTCAACAAGTAACACACCAAATGAATAAACATCACTCTTTTCCGAGAGTTGGCGTGTTCTCATATAATCAGGATCCAAATAACCGGCTGTTCCTTTAACTTGAGTTGAAATATGAGTTGCATTAGGGTCTTCTGGAGCCAACCTTGCAAAACCAAAGTCTGCCACTTTGGCCCTTAGACTGTCTGTTATTAAGATATTTGATGCCTTGATGTCTCTGTGAATGATCGGATGATCTGTCAATCCAACAATAAGGATCGTTGTAAGAACATAAATAACATGACAATGAATTTGTTAGCATAAACACTTCTGCGAccgtttgggagaacttatgaaaacaacatgTGAAGTCAAGTCAAAAGCAACTTATATGACTAGTTTTAGTAAGGTATTTACCTGTGTACATATGAAGGTATGTAATTGCATGAGCTACGTCAATCGCTATGTCTAGACGCTCACTGATTTCTAGTCCATTTCCCCTCACACCTGCATTAATAATTGAAAATCTCTATGACATTGTATCATTTATATGCTATAGGAATTGATTATAAAGGTAATGTATATTTCAGTAGGCCAGTTCTTAGACTTACCATCTAAATGTTCCCTGAGAGTTCCATTATTTACATATTCAATAACAATAATCTTATCATCTCCATGCTCCAAATATCCATACCACCTTACAAGATTCAGATGCTCAATTTTTGACAAGGTGTTTATTTCATTCTTGAACTCAGCCAAATGCTTCTTTTGTACATCCTGTCAATAAATATCGCTATATCAGAATGTATAAAAGCTAACAAAGCTGTTTATGTTTGGTTTCttttgtagaattgattatGACATGTTTGGATGTGTTCGTGTATAACTGATTTTGcctctagaatcaattctaactTGAAGCTAGAATTTCGAGTTCTTGCTTAtacaaattgatttttacactcaAGTTTATTGTTCAACAACGTTTATgtctaaacataaatcattttacattcaactcacttttagcctgaatcaattttacaaaatcaactcgttcaaaattaatttttgtcaccgcagaaccaaacacacaccaatttcaatcacatttGAACTAATTCTAAATATGAGAAATGAtcaaaaaatgaactttttaaTGACATACCTTCCTGGCACACTTTACAGCCACAAGAGATCCATCATAAAGCCTTCCCTTATATACAATTCCAAAAGCACCTTCACCAATCTTATTATCTGGAGAGAATTTTCCTGTTGCCTTGTAAAGTTCCTCAAATGAGAAATTTCCCATTCCAAGCTGACTTCTTGAAGTGCTAGTTGGTGTTGAAGATTGAGAAGATTTCCATTTTGATGAACTCTTAGAACTATCAGATGATACATCTGTTGAAGCTGCATATTCCaataaaatctttattttacaaaacaCATGACtatgatcaaatataaataaaaaagttttcctttttcataatcTCAAAACAAGTATATATAAAGGGTTGaccaaaaaaaacatcatagttaaataaattgtaaaatattGATCGTACTTACATGTTACTCCTCTGACTTTATTCCTCGAGGAATCATTTGCAACAGCTTCTGAGGTTGTTTTTGTTATCAATGTAAAAAAGCTTTTGAAAACAGACTTGAAATATGTCATAGTACTATGATTATGCTCATGATTGTGCTTATTTGTGACATTGGTATTGCTTGCACTACCACTTTTGTGAccaattttgtttcttctttggTTAGATTGATGCAAGTTTGGGCTTGATGGTTTCTTCATTTGTTGAAGCTAAAGagtattcaatttcaataacaTCTCTTTTTAACCAATATAATCAAAAGGAATATGATTTAAGTTGCTTTCATCTTTTGTTGTCTTGTGTAATTTCATTcaaactttttgttttgtttatttgtttttgtcctacaaaagtgtttttttattttctgtctTTCAAAGTTTAACATTTTATAAAGAAAGAGTGTTATCAGCTACCTACCAAGTCAACGGATCAACAGTcaagaaaccaaacaaaatcaagaattaaattaaaaaatttaaactaaataaaaggaaaatattaaaaactatttcacgtcaattattttaaaactcggtatctaACACAAAAATATCGACTAAGTTTAGAGGACCAATTTTGTTGTCCTTTAGAGGAGGTACAGAGTTGAAACCCGAGCAAAATTTTGTATGGACCAACCTAAACACAAAAATTGTTAACATATAGAGGATCCGAATCTGAGACTTTGACgaatatatttttagagatcAAGTCTAGGCCACATCAATTGCTATATGGAGTTGGTCCATAGAGCTGAATGGttcttttataaatttattagtCACTGTACGCGGTTTCACATAGGTGACTTGAAAAGACTTTCCTTGGTCTTTGTTTTTTAGATAAGAAACGCTTTTGACAGAAAAATGGCAAATAGttgttgaaaaatgaaatataatcaCTCACAAAATTTCGTTATAATATTCATTTGGCAGTGTTACAATTTTACAAGGGTTGGTTGGGTAAGAGAAACTCAATTTTGTCACTGTTATTACTTGTTAGTCACTGAATGATTGACTAAATACAAAGGACAGTTATTTTTTTGGGGTATTATTTACAATTAATCACACAGAAcctttttttcccttaaaatatGAGTTTATTCTAaagaaattttcataaattcttaACCAAAAAGTGGTGCCACAAGGCTAATATGGAAAATGAGAAAAGCCGGACATTTTTTACATAAGAATGATGTATTTGCACAtcaaaaatctaaaatcaaTATATGTTCTTATACATGGTGATTGGTGGTGATGAGCAACAATTTTATTGTCGAAATAAcatttatctttatataatCTTTTTATTTGGATCTATGCACGTCCTCAAATTTCAAAAGATACAAGTTAAGAGATATTTTAACGCTGGGTACAGGAGTTGAACACACACTTTTAAATTATACAAATCAATTCTTTATCAACTGATACTATTTGTCCAATAATTTCCACAACTAAATAGAAgttattatttgatgatttttgtttgtttagtaTTTTACTCATATAACTCAAGAAGATATAGATTGACAAAGGGTAGGGCATGTGCTAGCTGTAAGCAAGTTGTACtatcatatcataatcataaagtacactttgatttttcttttgtttcttgtagtgGAAGAAATTTGACAATTCCAGGAAATTGACATTCATGGGAGAAGACATTCCTGGAAATTAATTAGAAGATCAACAAAGCGTGATGTACTTACTTAACAAATCACAATTTTTCTCTCAATATTTAAATCATGTTCTTTTGACTATAAAATATGTTACTAACACTATTTAGCACAATAATTTGGAATCTAAGACAAGGTTTTCTACGCATGGCTTCCAAATTGGGCATAAAACCTTGTGGCTCGTGTGGACATTATACATTTCAATGTTTTACTTTCCTATAGTTGTAATATATAATGATGTGGTCAAAATGTCCAATTTATAAGTTCCGCTGAAGCATGTCGTCCATTTCAACAATAAAGGAAAATCAAAACTTGTTAGAGACAACaaattaacttaattttttttttatgttttaagaaatAAGAGGACcttaaaaaaagtcattttaacTGCTTTACTTACAGTATAACAACAAATAAGAGATTTTTACTCCAATTATATGGAATTTGGAAAAGCAAACAAACAAGTTTAAtgagctaaataaattaaactctTACAAAACGATAAGAATATATTCGTCAACATAACCCATTAACTCCCTTCAAACACAACACAAGTTTAATGAGCTAAATAAGGAATTAGAACAAAATGGCGTTCAATCTAAATCACGAATTATGTAAATCCTGTTTAGTATGCCTATAATAAATTTGATGAATCACAACACAATTTTCTATCATGATTTTGGTTAGTTTCAATTCAAGTCCTTGTTTTAGAATCATCatcatgattaaaaaaataaatcgaattaTCAGCGATAGTGTTAATCTAAATTCATTAAAACTTGCACATAACTGTAAATTAATCGAAGTACTACTTTTCATTAGATTTCAATATTTCTGAAACTGAAAAAGTTTCGATCTACTCGAGAATCACTTATAACATATTACCCTAAACATCATTGAAACTTTCTAAGGTGCAATTGCATATTCAAATTAAAGTCTaaggcaaaataaaataaaaaataaactaaaagtgcttcttcttcatcttcagcaTCAACCTCCGAATCCATAGAGGGTTCTTCCCTGCCTCTTCAAAGCATAGACGACATCCATGGCTGTCACTGTCTTCCTCCTAGCGTGCTCAGTGTATGTCACAGCATCACGAATGACATTCTCTAAGAAGATCTTCAAGACACCTCTGGTTTCTTCATAGATCAAACCGCTGATTCTCTTCACACCACCTCTTCTTGCCAATCGACGAATTGCAGGCTTGGTGATACCCTGGATGTTATCACGAAGAACTTTCCTATGCCTCTTTGCACCTCCCTTTCCCAATCCCTTACCTCCCTTTCCACGGCCAGACATTTTCGCGAGAAAATttgagaaattagggtttgagttTGAAATTGAATGTGTGTGAGAAAGATGAAAGGGGATCTGAGTATTTATGTATGGTAATTGGAAGCGAGCGGGAtgaggatgaagaagaagagggaaactgaattttgtgttttcttctGTGTCGTTGGATTTCAACTTATCGACGGTCTATATTAGCGATCCGCGTGTAGTTCACCAAAACAATACTGAACGTTGATAAGTATATTTGAACGGTCCGTTTTCATTTGAATTAGCCTGTGCGGATCAGACTTCCTTTGTGGTGTTTTTGATGGATGCCGTATACTTTTGGTCAactaataatataattattgtttatttaccTCTCTATTTTCATCCATAAGCTACTTTAATCCttctaaattataaattattttaccaaTTTCACATAAATCGTAATTTATGttgtattttataaaattatcatttatttctgatatgagaaaaataaattattttttgtaatttaagcttatctgtttttattaatttttcgcatattgaaatttattattataacatAGAATTGAAAgatgatataatatatagtaaGTTCTCTAAAAATTCATGTTAACTATCAAAAGAGTTTAACCTTATTGATCCACAAATTTCTAGTTCGACAACACATAGATACATgcaatagtttttatttttattttttattttattttttatattccaatgtctcaaattttataaacacggactagaaataaaatattttaaattttattataattttgttgtttccattAGCCTCGTAAGTTATATGGTGGTGTATGACTTCGGATTTAAAAGTGTGTTTAACTATAAGTTCGTATTCCCCGGacataacattttttatattgGGTTGGTCGATATAAGGTTTGGCTCTGATTTAATTGGATCCTCCATTAATGGAGAATGATATTGATCCTCGGATTAGTAGATCTTTAGACtgaatatcaaaatttcaaaagaaaaaaaattgtttccatTCATTTATACACCACCTCTATTTCAAACTCCTTATGTCAATTAGGTTTATCACAACAGTAGTCATCAAGGTCATTTGGACATGAGGAACGCTTGTTTCTCAGTATGGATTTGCTATATGAGTAATATGACTGTCATGAATGACATTGGGGAgatacaattttaaattttccatTGGTATTATTACTTAGGTTTCAGTTggttccattttttttcttttgacagaATGGTTccattcaaatttaaaatctatgaactgtaacataaaaatattaaaattactaTGAGGCCATGGCTTGAGTCAGGAATAATCTCTTAGCTTGTACCAATTTTGTGCGTGACATTTCCTTTCATACATGTTATTGATAATCATGCATGACTATTTGATTAGAAATTCAATGattgcaagtttttttttttgttttgaacagCAAAGTTTTAATAGAAACAGAACCATAGCCGCACAAGACGAGCCACCACGGGAACGGGCAACAATGGCCACCAAAGGGCAAGCAACACAAATAGGACTTTTATCTTCACCAAGTCATCAACCTCCTTGATCGaattattaaaaatacaatCATTCCTCTCCGTCCAAATGATCCGAATTGCGGCGTgccaaattaaccaaaaagCCCTCCTAACCTTTTTAGGCCTCACCTCATTTGACCAACATAAAAAGTGCACAAACAAATTTGGAGGGGTTATCAACATGATTTGAAGTCAATTCAGTACCTTCAACCACATCTTTGAAATGAAATCACAGTGCAAAAAAGGTGAGTTGATGTCTCTTCCATTCCACCGCAAAAAACACAATTCACCGCTGCATCCGCATTCAACACTTGTCTGAACGACTTGTAATGATTGCAAGTGTATGGCTGGGAAAGGAAGGTTGGTTGTATCATAAGTGAATTTTGATAGGATCGTGAATAATTTTGCAGCTCAGTAGTCCAAAAATCGGCTAGAAAATGACTTGGAGTATGAATGTGATTGGCAAGTGATGTGTTTAAAATGAGAagcatattaaaaatattttgcttATTTGTTTCTCCTCCTATCAGTACCATTGTAGGATTTGTATAACTGAATACACCAAAGATGTTAAATTGAGTATGAAATCGGATAGTTTGGATTAGAATATGCAAAAGTTAAAGCAAGTCATATGGACAACTCATCACCACCATAGGATTACAAATGCATTACTTTAGTTTGTTACTTCCATAAATAGGATACATGTAACTAACTTGGAACTAGATCAATTCATTCAATAGattcattttctctttgttCTTGTTCTCATAATAATACTAACAATCATGACAAACTAACTAACTGCCACATACAGTTCTGTTAATACTCAATTAAGTGTCAAAACACTATGAAAAATCTTAATGCAGATATTGTACGTTTGTCACACGAGATTGTGACAGTTTTGTTAATGCATGAGatggaaacaacaaaaagagATTATACTAGGTTTTTCTCATTGCTTGAGTGATTTTAGTCTTTAGAGGTCAGATTTTTCTTATGGTAAAAGAAAATACTGCATTCATTTACACAATAGACAGCGATTGAAATCCATCTGTTTATAGAATATACAAAAACAGAGGCCATACTGTTTTCTTCTtagataggaaaaaaaattctcagCATCTTTCTCCTAAACATATGAACTACATCTACCAAAAACACTCTTATATGTTTTTAAATCCTAGAAAAACAAAATggttaaaaagaaaacagaatcaTAACTCACCACCAGTAAAGTGAACTTCATTTGGTTTCAACCTTATAAAAGTCAAAACATAGTAACAATCAGTTCGCGCTATATTTATTAAACTATTAATTCTTTAGATAACAGAATGTAATGGTGCTGTAGAATGTAATTCGCAAAGTTTGTCAAATCTCACTACCAATCAATGTTTAAACACACATGTAAATTCGTGTCCACAACTCACAACGAAAAAACAGAAGATAAGTCAATTATgagaaacataaaaattcttaaaaatttaaTGCTAACAGGATGTATAAGAAAGTAATCATAAGTAATAAGAAATGTAATCCTTttcattaaatttcaatttcaaactaTGTCAAATTGAATATCCTTCAATCTCAACGAAAATTACAAGTAAGATATTAACCTAAATATCATAACAAGAATTCCAGATTAGAATCGCATATTCAAATTACAAAGCTaaaggaaaaagataaaaaaaataaactaaagagTGTTTCTTCTTCATATTCTTCAACCTCCAAATCCATAGAGGGTTCTTCCCTGTCTCTTCAAAGCATAGACAACATCCATGGCTGTCACTGTCTTCCTCCTTGCGTGCTCAGTGTATGTCACAGCATCACGAATGACATTCTCCAAGAAGATCTTCAAGACACCTCTGGTTTCTTCATAGATCAAACCACTGATTCTCTTAACACCACCTCTTCTTGCCAATCGACGAATAGCAGGCTTGGTGATACCCTGGATGTTATCACGAAGAACCTTTCTATGCCTCTTTGCACCTCCCTTTCCGAGTCCCTTACCTCCCTTACCACGACCTGACATTTTCAAGAGAAAACTTTGAGAAAACGAAATACAAAATTTGGGAAattagagaaattaggatttgaATTCGAATGTGAGTGAGAAAAGGTGAAAGGGGATCTGAGTATTTATCAATGGTAATTGGTAGTGAGAGCGGGAGGAAGAAGAGGGAACTCaattttgtgttttcttctGCGTCGTTGGATTTTAAGTTATCGACGGTTTATATTAGCGATCCGTGCGTATTGAGAAAAAGAATAGTGAACGTCGATAAGTTTATTTGAACGGTGAGATATCATTTTGGATTCGCCTGTGCGGATCAGCACTTTCTTCCTTTGCGTTAGTTTTTGTGTTTCCCCAGCTCAGCTAGACTACTTCTCCGAGGAGTACTTTTTTGTCAActaatatcattattttttttatccctcTATTTTCGTGGAGATTTTAATTGGATGACAATTTTTATCTCACTATTTAACCATGCTATATTTTATCTCACTATTTAACCATACTACAATTTTTATCTCACTAATTCATTGTttacattcaatttttatatcaaaaacTCATCTTACATTTTCAAATCCTAGCTCAATAGATAAAATGCTAAAATTGTTTGTCGAGACATTAAAATTGAAGTTCGAATTATGTCATCTCCACTtattatgtgtgtgagtttataatgattttcatttcgtctatctataaaaaaaaaaaattataacacatgaaacacaaaaaatttgaaaatctttTTTCGTcgaaaaataacatatttaccATTGTTTTAAGAGTTTTATTAAAGAtgtgagaaataaaaaaatttcattaaaatcaaCGTTTTAACTTTCATAAAGCTAAACATTATACTTTTCACcaatttttaatgcataatTTCTATATTAATCTTCTTAACTAATACACTAGGTACACTGATTAACATTTCCCTTCTTTTAATAATATGCTCACATATTTCATCATTG
It encodes:
- the LOC25490772 gene encoding uncharacterized protein, with product MSGRGKGGKGLGKGGAKRHRKVLRDNIQGITKPAIRRLARRGGVKRISGLIYEETRGVLKIFLENVIRDAVTYTEHARRKTVTAMDVVYALKRQGRTLYGFGGTVDKLKSNDTEENTKFSFPLLLHPHPARFQLPYINTQIPFHLSHTHSISNSNPNFSNFLAKMSGRGKGGKGLGKGGAKRHRKVLRDNIQGITKPAIRRLARRGGVKRISGLIYEETRGVLKIFLENVIRDAVTYTEHARRKTVTAMDVVYALKRQGRTLYGFGG
- the LOC25490771 gene encoding calmodulin-binding receptor-like cytoplasmic kinase 2; this translates as MKKPSSPNLHQSNQRRNKIGHKSGSASNTNVTNKHNHEHNHSTMTYFKSVFKSFFTLITKTTSEAVANDSSRNKVRGVTSSTDVSSDSSKSSSKWKSSQSSTPTSTSRSQLGMGNFSFEELYKATGKFSPDNKIGEGAFGIVYKGRLYDGSLVAVKCARKDVQKKHLAEFKNEINTLSKIEHLNLVRWYGYLEHGDDKIIVIEYVNNGTLREHLDGVRGNGLEISERLDIAIDVAHAITYLHMYTDHPIIHRDIKASNILITDSLRAKVADFGFARLAPEDPNATHISTQVKGTAGYLDPDYMRTRQLSEKSDVYSFGVLLVEIMTGRHPVEPKKPLNERVTIKWAMQLLKQGEAVIAMDPRLRRSSASNKAVQKVLKLAFQCLAPVRRLRPSMKNCQEVLWEIRKEFRDRVSSRPPAIGSHHSSDFPQTDSRKNRRKTFGVAGDKRPQFVSA